In Glycine max cultivar Williams 82 chromosome 15, Glycine_max_v4.0, whole genome shotgun sequence, the DNA window tgataaaataaaaaaatgataacattttattttcttctttttttgtgataattttctttttctttttaacaacGATGATTACTTTTCTcttaatattgaaataaaagtgttgatattatattattagtttaataattatatattgtgagcataaaaaaattataatgtcaatcaattgaaaatttatagattaataagattttgaagatatTTATTATAAGTGTAAAATTGTTTTGTTAGCTTACATACCTCGCATTCTACAATTCTTGTGATTGCAAATCATCTGGCAAGAAATCGACCTTTGCCAACACGTTTTCTAATCAGTTAAACTCATACACGGATGGCAGCTCTTGTCGCATCACCAGCAATCTTAAAGCCTGGAACTCAGAATTCAGATTTGTAATCACATTCTATGCTTGTGCGCTTAACTTGGTAATGCAAGCAAGGTGCCAATCACTTTCATCCAACAAATTAGAATTTTTGTGGCATGCAAGTGGTCTGTTACTCTCATGCCTCCGATAGACGTCAGCAATTATCAGTAATAAacgtttagttttaattattttttttaaaaactacagACATGCTACGTatcaattaatgttttataacGAAATTACATCACAAACGAGACAATGCTAGTCCGGGATGTTCAAGTAACATGTGATAACGACACAAAGATTTGCAGGtcagttgtttaattttttatacataaattttttattattatgttagaaaaaaagagagataaaagtGACATTTTACAactaaaagaattttttaagaaaattcatGAATTAATGTATCCAATTCATACCGTAGTAGGTTTGATAGGTGGAAGACACGGTCCTAAGAATAGTGCTCGGCTCAGCTGTTCAGTGTTCATAAAGTGAGCAAGGGATATTACGAAGGAACAAGAATATCAAAAATAGATAAACCCAAAACCCATGTATTAACCACACTTACGAAGGATACTTGTACAAGAACTTAATTTAATATACCGATAATAAAGCAAAGCAGGGGCAAACACCACAATTTTACAAGGTTTGCTGATAAGTCAACGCTTAATCCTCACAGAACTGGTTGGATTTTCCCTCCCTCATATTCAATGGCCAAAACTCCGACCATGATATACTACTAGGGGGGAAGAAAGGCGTCATTCAGTCCATCCTACCAGAATTGGACTTTCAATAGTAGGGGCTGTAGCGCATTGCCATTCTGAACCTTGGAACCTTTCTGCAATTAAcagaaaaatgttattattttgcTGTCAAAGGATAAATAGGAAACACATTAGAAACTGAAGAATAGAGTGTAACGTGTACCCATATCCATATGGAGAGTAGATAAAGGGAGGTGCATATGGGGTTCTGCCTCGAAACCCCCCCATGTAAGGATTGATGGTCCGACGGGGACGATACTGTTTCATCCCTGGTATGTTGGTCCTTTTAGCCGTTACCTGAAAAATGTTCAATAAGcagagataattaaaaaaagaggaaGCACACTATTTTTCAACAGCAGGAGCCTCTAGCTGTAACCTTTAATTGGCGCCCATGAAGTTCAGATTCATTCAGCAAAAGGGCCTCCTGAACAGCCTCCACCTCAAGGAACTCAACATAGGCATAACCCTTGGGTTGGCCAAACTTATCAGTTCGAATGGTGACTCTGTTTACTGTTCCACAAGACTGAAAATGCTGTTGCACTTCTTCAGGAGTGCATGAATAGTCCACCTGTGGAGAACATCAAATCCATGAGATTATATGAGAGCAATGCAACAAGTAAAGTGATATGAAAAAAGTACTATGTTTGCAAGTATCTGTTAACACCAAATTTTGAGGTTAAAAGATGAAACTTACCAGTTTCTAGTCTACTAGTACCAGATATAATTACGGTCACTAAATATCAATGCaacatttaatgaaaaaagtacATGTTTGAAAATTCAACAAGCCTTGTCTACAAAACCATCCCAAGTGGATATACTAGtagtaatattaatatatacatacaatAGAACTTTTCTGTGGCAGGTGTCACATCACTAACTCAAGACCAAAATGACAAAGATCAACCTTCTTTGACGGAACAACTAGGCTCTGTTTATTTCTACGTTTGCAACCTTCATTGGCTGAAAGCAAATTATTTTTGCTTAGATAAAACAATGTTACGCATCTCAGATATACCCTCCAAACTCGGTCTCATGCAGCACACAAACAGGCACTACAACACCCTTCTAGCAAAATGCAAATAACTATGCCAATATAGGTTTTGCCCATGTGGTTGCAAGATTCATCCTCTAAAATGCAAGGTAGATCACAGAATAGAGTGCCAGCagacaaatgaaaaaagaaagaaaaaaaatctaggaAGTTGAATTTTGtaaatccaaatattattcagtggGTTCTTCAAACCATTGCTGCTGCTGTGTCATTTGAAGCTCTGCTACGATCTTGAGCAACTTGATGGGTACTGGGATGTGATGCCTTGTGTGATTTGGAAACCTCTGTTTCTGAGTGAATGGTAACTGGGCTGGCTTCTGCACCTGCAACTAACTTCTGTTTCCATTATCAACTGATTTGTCTGTGATACTTTAGTGCACTTGCAAAGTTTCAGAGCTTTGCTGGTCTGTGGGTGATGCCTTTGCATTCCTTGCTTCTACCACTTAATTTCAGTTTTTTCTCATCAAAAATGTCATCAAGAAGTCTGTTTTTCATAAGGCTAGTAAATAACCATAGAAACTCAAATCTATTATGCATTTTGAATTCGAAGATACTTAAATGCTACCTGTGagtgtaattttattattattgttattattccttatttgttttatgtctttatatatataaaagcaatataattttacatttctaCCTCCCTTGTCCAATCCTAGGGAGGACCTAGGATTTTGAGAACCCTACTCACTGAAGTGCACCACCTCCCTTTTTcatcactgttttttttttcaattttcctttaGTTTTTGTGGTTTGAAGTATATTAGAGAAGAGCATAAAACGAAAAggccaaaattttaaaagaaatcccAAAGTAGAAAAGACGAATGACAACAATCCCTCAACATGAGAAAAAAAAGCCTACATATTACTTGAGCACTAAGCACCACAGTAAGTTTCCTTTGGATTTTAAATCAAATGACAAATATTCATGCATCGTATTGTACTTGTACCCAAAGAGCATGTCCTCTTCTCACCAGTAGGAGTCCAGATTCTTGATATCCAATCTAACCCATAATTGATTTCCTGTCAATCCCATCTCATTGCAAAAACTTTGGAATGTATACtaataaaagaaaggaaaaaaaaaacctagttAAAGAGTTTTCCTTTTCACCTTTGATTGTAGACAGCTtcgtatttatttatttttctttattatttgtttctttcttttcctcattccataagaaaaatatgcaaattcACTCATTGACATCATTTTCctcaacaaataattttttaacactttTGTCCTCTCCTCTATCcatcaatgttttttttgtgttgtatattttatttttccactcCTTTTGTTAATGTCAtacattactattattttttctccttcaaCTATATATCATATACTTTCAACTGCAGCATtacaaaaccagaaaacttgTAGATGGAAGCATGACCTGCGATTGTAGTCAAAACATTATGTCAAAGCAGGATGTCACTGCTTGGAAATATAATGAAACTTCAAAACAGCAGAAAGCACATTCATCAACTTTCAAGGATAGATTATGATGAAGTCCAACATATTTATTGTCCAATACACTTTGGCTCATAATTGAATCAGACACTACAGACCCATAGCCCATATGATGAATGATGACAAAAGACAAACAAGCACAATAGAATGTTCTCATATAAGCAGGGTAAGAGAGAGCTCACATTGCCTACAAAGACTGATCGAGAATCTATTTCCTCTTTATTGGCCTGACTTGCAGAAGCATTTGCAGGATCTATTTGGAGATAAGAATCAATTACTGAGATTGGAGTCCAACAATACATTACTAATATgttatgcattaaaaaaaacattggtcACACACCAtgcagaaaacaaagaaaagaacaattacgagaaaaaagaagaacaagagggaagaaaataacagaaataaaatttgaaacttaAGCATTAAAGCAAGAGCTCTTCTGAATTTTCAAATAGCAGTTAACAAAATTAGCTTGAACATCTCAAACAGAGTGATGCTATAGTTGTGTAGTGGCCCCTGCCTGCTACAGCCTACAGGGGCTGCTAGGTGCTAGCCTGCTAGAGCGGAGCGGTTTAGTATAGTGGAACAAATAGTCCAGATCAGTGCTATAAGTGTTGATTCCAAAAAAGAATCTCTTGATCAACAGAGACATTAGGgctgatttttttgttgttgtgggGAGCAAGGGCTATTTTTGGGATTTCTGATTTCAATTTCCAAAATTGAAATCTACAGCAGTAATAGTAGTGAAAATGACAAAGACTTGGATTTAAAAGATGATGATTGTTGATTGATGATTCTATCTAGGAaacttgtatttaatttttgttggtaTTTACTTGTATGTTTTGTTCATGACACCTACaactttttattgttaattatgaaCATCATCAACTGTGAgtttttttcattatcattttttagaatttatgtttaatatactatataataaatttcaaaaaatagtcAGAAATAACCTTATTCTGGATTTAAAACATTGATCTCAAATGAGTACAAGGATGTAGTTTATGATTTATAACAAAGTTAGAAAGCCTTTCCCATTACCACCAGGTAAGAATCTAAAACTAGTTGACTAATTAAAACATTTCTAACCAAAAACCAAAACACAAAAGATGGACTCATATCATAATGTAGAACCCTAAACTAAAAAAGAGCTAATTCCAATTTTGAAGATGTCCAATCCAACCCAACTCACTGCAAGgtctagcatttttttctttccaaaaaaggtaattttccaaattaagaaaaaaaggtgatttaaaaaaaaaacatattttggagaaaagaagaaggaaaaggaggCACCTTGCGCAGATCCCATTTCCTTCTCGACCTTGGCCTGCATCTCTCGCAAAGCAGCAGCTTCATCTTCCATCTCCTTCAAGCGCTTCTTCATGTCATCCAATTCCTGAACCCAATTCATTAGACATTGGTGAAGGAACACATTAGGGTTAGGGATTGAACGGCGGCAACGCCAAACAAGTTTGATCCAACGAAATTAGGCGAATGcggagaattaaaattaaaaagagagagagcatTAATTAGTACTTCGCTGGTGTCGGCAGCGTGCATGTCGACGTCGTCGTTTTCCATGAGAACGTGAAAGAGGAACGCCGGCACCTGACTGAGCTGAGCGTTCGTTCAGTGTATGAATGATGCCTAACCCTTTCCCTTCGCTTGGCCCCTCCCTTCGACCTGTCAGGGGTTGGGTTAAACTACTTGGGCCCTAGACTCCTCAactcaaaccttttttttttcatttccccTTTATTATTCCTTTTcgttttctttatatatttttctatgttattttctataagtattttaaagttatatttaaaattagtttttaattagctgataacataaaaataaagaaaaaaatatttttaagtctacgtactttttgattattattggTTTTAGACCCTTAGTTTATATACTTtcaattcaaagaaaataattatttgacttTGTGATTTTGTTTCTCTCCACACTAATTTGTTATGAACAAAAATCACatattagataaattaaaaatcacatgctttcaaaataaaacaaaaaaaactaaattcaacaactaaaaaatatagaaactaaaagCAAATTCGATTGAAAATACATGAattgaaaattcatttccaaaaataaacaaatttaactatacttttgaaaagtgatgataaatcaattatgatttgtaaataatttataaatttatattataatattgtatttgtttttaaagCTTTTGTAAGTCCAGTTGACAGAAATCAGACTCGTGTCTCAAACCCATGATAACCTaagttcaaattttattattggtaTAAAAATCTTACTGATGAACAATTTATAAGCATTAAGTGAGCTTTAAAGTATCTCATAATTTATTAGTTTCTACTTCTCTTGACCTTTCAatgtaatttttgaaaaattaaataataatttgaacttcaatatatgttttcattataattaaattgtcCTTTCGGGTACAATATGCAACTTTTTGTAAGTTTAAATGActacaatataattattaaaaaaattcatgaattaaatttaaattattttaaaatcttaaaagatcaaaataatatcattttaaatgatattatttcaattaacaattatattattattataattagttttaaCAAACACGTGTAAGATCACATTTTTTCTgttaatatatttaacatttttgccaaaataaactaaaataaaacccttaaaaaacatgaaagaataaaacaagacttctaaaacttaaaaaaaaaaaaacaatacaacaaaacactaaaacataaattacaaaaaaatgacatttaatCCATTGAAAATCATAAACAATAGCTTTTAGATATTATGCTTATTTTGTTACATTTTAGAGTCAGCATAACctttataatgaaaatttaaacattTGCAATATGGTCAAATTGACCTTTTCAATGAAATTTTGTACATGTAGGATTCTGCTTCTTTAAGCAGTATCATTACCTGAACAGTTGAATAAATTGGtgagtttttcttttcgttattattactactatttaaaaatttcaaagaacCCTAGCTTTGGTCATTGCTTGGCAAGAGGCAACTGGGAATTTGGTGTCACACAAATTTGAGGATTGTAAAAAGCGGTTGATAGATTAGAGGAATGGCGAAGGAGTCATCGGAGTCACGCGGCTGCTGGAGAGTGTTGGAGTTTTACAGTGGAATCGGTGGCATGGTATGCGCATCATGTAAGCAAGTCTTTTTGCTTCAATTTCCGTATGCTAATACTCGTGTGTTTGTTTAGAGGTACTCACTGATGAAGGCCCAGGTGAACGCTCAAGTGGTGCAAGCATTTGAAATTAATGACACAGCAAATGATGTTTACCAACATAATTTTGGTCATCGTCCTTATcaggttttactttttttttttctttttgaaatggttgatttgaactttgaagttctGTTTGCCTATTAGTGCTCTTGCTTATTGGGTTAAATATTGTGatttaaaagctttgtgtaTGCATTAATTGTGATTAGGTGAGTATTTTTGGCTTATTTACAAGTACAAATTGTAGTTCCTAGGTTAATTTCTGTTCATTCTATAAAAGTTTAAATTCCTCTAAGCCGTTCAGAACAAATGAGCTTTACTCATAAACTTGGAGTCGATAAGCTAAGCTAAaacaaacctttttttttatttcattttatcttcGTGTCAGCCTAGGTTCTTTTTGAACCCGCTAGGGCCGGACTACTGCGGAGAGGTTTGAGTAGTTTGCAAAAGGTCTTAGGATCAAACCTTGTTCCCGCCATTGTGCACAAAAAAGAAGTCTAGGTTCATTTTGGAGTTTGGCACTATGGCTTTCCCATCATTGTCAAACTCAAACTAGATGAATTTGGGCTTTAGATTATGGAGACATACAGATAAAGTATGAGATGATCAGGCTTAGCGTGATTAACATGTGTTGGTTTGACTTAGGGAAATATTCAATGTCTGACTGCTGCTGATCTGGACAAGTATGGTGCCGATGCATGGCTTCTTTCTCCTCCTTGCCAACCTTATACACGACAAggtgagtttttctttttctcatcctatggattgccttttttttttctttggcaaaAAGTTACTCAATAATCTTGTGCTAGGTCTCCAGAAGGACACTGGTGATGCTCgggcattttcttttcttcagatTCTTGAGCTCATGCCATTTTTATTGCGGCCTCCGAGTATgttatttgtggaaaatgttGTTGGATTTGAGGTTTGTCTTGTTTGATTGAACTCATTGGCTAAGACtccaaattaatttcattaatgaTTTCCTctattcattctttttatttccTGTTTCCTTCCTTGGTTGCAGACATCTGATACGCATGCAAAACTAATTGAAATATtggaaaaaacaaattttatcacACAGGAGTTCATTCTGACCCCTTTACAGTTTGGAATCCCATATTCCAGGCCTCGTTATTTTTGTCTGGTAGGTTTTCTTTACCATTGGTGTATTCTTTTCATCTaaaatgtaaatgggtttttCGAAAGATTTTTGGATGTATTTTATATCATTGAGGAATCAGCTGGCAATAGGCAAATATGCTTTGGGATATGTTCATGTAACTGTAATCTTTTTCAACTGTGCTTACTTttctaaattgttttaaaaattgaaatttaagttttatagCCTCTGCTTTATCCAAAAAGAAATGAAACTTTGATGTGGCCTATAACACAAATATTGCGAGGGTTTCTAATGAAAGTCTTCTTGTTGACTTAAATTGAGTTCACctttgtatttaaatttgtcatccaaatatataatataactgTTTGAATTACTTGGGAGTATGGACCTCTATGACTTAGTGATGTCTTCAATGTGTCATCAACTTACAAGTTACAATAACATTTTTGCAAATGAAATATCATACATTCATTACATTGGATCCTCAGCGGAGCAGAATTCAGCCTAATATTGGATCTATTATTCTGACTGGTTCAAACAAATGaaacaatattatattttgaaattatttcatCTACCACAAAGCAAAATGCTTTCTGTTTTCCTATGATGTTTTAGAGttacaaattgaaaacagaaaaaaaaaagacacttgtttATAAAGTAGTCAGGTAGATTTTTTGGGCTGCATAACCATTGGTATTTGGGTGTTTATTCCGATCATATTAATTTATAGCTGTGTGAGAATATAAAATACTATAGATAAATATGGGCTAAGAACAGTTTTTCCATTGATTTTGAATTGGAATGAATACTTCCAAGAGATTATTGGAGTAAGATTTCTGGTAAAGGTAATCACATTGAGTTTGTTAGTGCTGATTATGTTGGTTACTGGTGTTTCTATTGCTCTTTGACCTCACTGAAAATTCATGTTAATAACTTGATTTGCAAATTGTGTGGGTTATTTCACATTTCACAGATGGTGGGGGCAGAAACAAATTTAGTTATACTAATATCTTCAACTTAGATTCTTACTATTTGAAGTGTAAACTTCTAGCTTAAAGATTTTTGTAATTGTTGGCTTGACTTGTATGTGTATAATTTTTTCAGGCCAAGAGAAAACTTTCATCTTTTGTTAATGAGTGTCTGAACAGCCAGCTGATTCAATCTCCACCGCCATTATTTGAGCATTTTGACACAGCGGCTGATGAAGACGATTCATCAAAAGAGGACAGGCAAAACTTGTTGCAGTCATGTCAGCCTATTGAGAATTTTCTTGAATTGAAGAACCCTAGCAGTGATATAGCTGTTGAATCTGTAGCTTTAAGGACTGATTTATCTAATGACGCTCCTAGAACTTTGGGGAAAAATAATGGTCATGATGAATATGAATCTTTGGACCAGTATTTCGTTCACCCAAGCTTGATAGAACGGTGGGGAAGTGCTATGGGTATCCTTGCCTTAGTAATTGGTTACAGCATATTCAAATCACCATGTTATAATGTGTTTACTATGTATTTCCCATCCCATTCCTTAAAAGAGCTTAGATGTTGTCTACCCTGATTCAAAGCGCTGCTGCTGTTTTACAAAAAGTTATTACAGATATGTGAAGGGAACTGGTTCCCTTTTGGCAACTGTCCAGGTAGGAATTCTATGTAGTACAAGCATTTACGTAATTCTaaaatttgtttcttcttttcgaAGCACTCTGATGCTACACTATACTTTATAATCACCCCTGCCATCTTATGTTTGGTAGCTTGTCATTGTTGTGAATTTGAAGGGCTAAATTAATGACACATTGGAATGGCTACCCCTGTGGGTGTTAATAGTTTCTTGCTGATTGACATAAAATATCCTGTTAGTTTTGAATATTAATtgagatataatataatattgtcTATGATACTGAAGACTATGTTTCTTGGCATTCACTTTTTTTCAAATCACCATGtagtttccatttttttctattcaagAAAACTGTATCCAGATAAAAAGTATAAAGCTATTTTCTCAAAATTGATCTTGAAACAATTGAGAAAATAAACGTAGCAAACCcagcattttatttttatattttttgggcAAGAGGGGTGTTGGGTAACTATATGGTAGCAATTCCCTTGACCTTGGAACTGTTTTCACTCTTTGCTTTCCTCCCCAACTCAACATTTGAATGTGCAGCCAGTGAAGAGGGACAAAACATCACTGAAGGAGCAATGCCTTAGATATTTTACCCCAAGAGAGGTTGGTGGATTTTCTTTATTCTCAAGa includes these proteins:
- the LOC100791351 gene encoding polyadenylate-binding protein 2-like, which translates into the protein MENDDVDMHAADTSEELDDMKKRLKEMEDEAAALREMQAKVEKEMGSAQDPANASASQANKEEIDSRSVFVGNVDYSCTPEEVQQHFQSCGTVNRVTIRTDKFGQPKGYAYVEFLEVEAVQEALLLNESELHGRQLKVTAKRTNIPGMKQYRPRRTINPYMGGFRGRTPYAPPFIYSPYGYGKVPRFRMAMRYSPYY
- the LOC100792567 gene encoding tRNA (cytosine(38)-C(5))-methyltransferase 2-like isoform X1, encoding MVPMHGFFLLLANLIHDKKDTGDARAFSFLQILELMPFLLRPPSMLFVENVVGFETSDTHAKLIEILEKTNFITQEFILTPLQFGIPYSRPRYFCLAKRKLSSFVNECLNSQLIQSPPPLFEHFDTAADEDDSSKEDRQNLLQSCQPIENFLELKNPSSDIAVESVALRTDLSNDAPRTLGKNNGHDEYESLDQYFVHPSLIERWGSAMDVVYPDSKRCCCFTKSYYRYVKGTGSLLATVQPVKRDKTSLKEQCLRYFTPREVANLHSFPEGFVFPEHISLRQRYALLGNSLSIAVVAPLLQYLFTQP
- the LOC100792567 gene encoding tRNA (cytosine(38)-C(5))-methyltransferase 2-like: MAKESSESRGCWRVLEFYSGIGGMRYSLMKAQVNAQVVQAFEINDTANDVYQHNFGHRPYQGNIQCLTAADLDKYGADAWLLSPPCQPYTRQGLQKDTGDARAFSFLQILELMPFLLRPPSMLFVENVVGFETSDTHAKLIEILEKTNFITQEFILTPLQFGIPYSRPRYFCLAKRKLSSFVNECLNSQLIQSPPPLFEHFDTAADEDDSSKEDRQNLLQSCQPIENFLELKNPSSDIAVESVALRTDLSNDAPRTLGKNNGHDEYESLDQYFVHPSLIERWGSAMDVVYPDSKRCCCFTKSYYRYVKGTGSLLATVQPVKRDKTSLKEQCLRYFTPREVANLHSFPEGFVFPEHISLRQRYALLGNSLSIAVVAPLLQYLFTQP